One genomic region from Granulicatella adiacens ATCC 49175 encodes:
- the gyrA gene encoding DNA gyrase subunit A — protein MSEEVKHFEETFESTDLVQTMRKSFLEYSMSVIVSRALPDVRDGLKPVHRRILYGMSELGVTPDKPHKKSARIVGDVMGKYHPHGDSAIYDAMVRMAQDFSYRYPLIDGHGNFGSVDGDGAAAMRYTEARMSKIALEMLRDINKDTINFRDNYDSTEREPEVLPARIPNLLVNGATGIAVGMATNIPPHNLAEVISALHLLMKNPDVTTTELMEALPGPDFPTGGIVLGKSGIRRAYETGRGSITVRGRVQIEELKNGKERIIITELPYMVNKARLVERIAQLHHEKKIEGITYLNDESDRVGMRVVIEVRRDVSASVVLNNLYKLTPLQSNFGFNMLAIVNQEPKVLSLKEILRHYLDHQEEVVRRRSLFDKKKAEDRAHILEGLQIALDHIDAIVAILRSSASGDIAKDRFMNEYGLSDKQAQAILDMRMVRLTGLEREKIDAEYNELQATIQYLEKVLASEELRYEIIEQELLEIQQRFDNPRRTELLVGEALSLEDEDLIEQEDVVITLTKNGYIKRLANTEFKAQRRGGRGVQGMSVHDDDYVENMISCSTHDSLLFFTNTGKVYQAKGYEIPEYSRTAKGLPVINLLNIDSAEKIQAIISVPESDETERYLFFTTLRGTVKRVRLSEFKNIRTNGLRAIQLREDDELIRVVVTSGNDGIILGTYHGNAVSFHEDKVRAMGRTASGVRGVSLRDGDYVIGMDILTPDNEVLVVSEKGYGKRTAASEYALKGRGGKGVRTLRITEKNGPLVCLRTVTGDEDLLIMTNKGVIIRFHAEDVSQTGRGALGVRMMRLDQDAIVSSLAIVDREEETEEGSEATDSSTESVATENPTASLSDEAIKGNMKDFAQQLVDEENE, from the coding sequence ATGTCTGAAGAAGTGAAACACTTTGAAGAAACTTTTGAATCAACTGATTTAGTACAAACGATGCGTAAATCATTTCTAGAGTATTCGATGAGTGTTATTGTATCGCGTGCCCTACCAGATGTGCGCGATGGATTAAAACCAGTGCACCGTCGTATTCTATATGGAATGAGTGAACTTGGAGTAACGCCGGACAAACCGCATAAAAAATCTGCGCGTATTGTCGGGGACGTAATGGGTAAATATCACCCACACGGTGACTCTGCAATTTACGATGCCATGGTTCGTATGGCACAAGATTTCTCATACCGTTACCCATTAATTGATGGTCACGGTAACTTTGGTTCTGTCGATGGAGACGGAGCCGCTGCGATGCGTTATACAGAGGCTCGTATGAGTAAAATTGCTCTTGAAATGCTTCGCGATATTAACAAAGATACGATTAATTTCCGTGATAACTACGATTCAACAGAACGTGAACCAGAAGTATTACCAGCACGTATTCCAAACTTATTAGTAAATGGTGCAACAGGGATTGCGGTTGGGATGGCAACAAATATTCCACCACATAACTTGGCGGAAGTCATCTCAGCTCTTCACTTATTAATGAAGAACCCTGATGTCACAACTACTGAATTAATGGAAGCTCTCCCTGGACCTGACTTCCCAACTGGAGGAATTGTCTTAGGAAAATCTGGAATTCGTCGTGCATACGAAACAGGACGCGGATCGATTACGGTTCGTGGACGCGTACAAATCGAAGAATTGAAAAACGGAAAAGAACGCATCATCATCACTGAATTACCATATATGGTAAATAAAGCGCGTTTAGTAGAACGTATCGCACAATTACACCACGAGAAGAAAATCGAAGGAATTACTTACTTAAACGATGAATCTGACCGTGTCGGAATGCGTGTCGTAATTGAAGTGCGTCGTGATGTTTCCGCATCCGTTGTATTAAATAATTTATACAAATTAACACCATTACAATCCAACTTCGGATTCAATATGCTTGCGATTGTGAATCAAGAGCCAAAAGTATTGAGCTTAAAAGAAATTTTACGCCACTACTTAGATCACCAAGAAGAAGTCGTTCGTCGTCGTAGCTTATTCGATAAGAAAAAAGCGGAAGACCGCGCTCATATTTTAGAAGGATTACAAATCGCCTTAGACCATATCGATGCAATTGTGGCCATCTTAAGAAGTTCAGCAAGTGGAGATATCGCCAAAGACCGCTTCATGAATGAATACGGCTTAAGCGATAAACAAGCACAAGCGATTCTCGATATGCGTATGGTTCGTTTAACAGGATTAGAACGCGAGAAAATTGATGCAGAATACAACGAATTGCAAGCAACCATCCAATACTTAGAAAAAGTATTAGCAAGCGAAGAACTTCGTTACGAAATCATCGAACAAGAATTACTTGAAATCCAACAACGTTTCGACAATCCTCGTCGTACAGAATTATTAGTCGGAGAAGCATTAAGCCTTGAAGATGAAGATTTAATCGAACAAGAAGATGTCGTGATTACATTAACGAAGAATGGATATATCAAACGTCTTGCCAACACTGAATTCAAGGCACAACGCCGTGGAGGACGTGGGGTTCAAGGAATGAGCGTTCATGATGATGACTACGTGGAAAATATGATTTCATGTTCAACACATGATTCACTCCTCTTCTTTACGAATACAGGGAAAGTTTACCAAGCAAAAGGGTATGAAATTCCTGAATATAGCCGTACAGCAAAAGGATTACCGGTTATCAACTTATTAAACATTGATTCAGCTGAGAAAATTCAAGCGATTATCAGTGTTCCTGAATCTGACGAAACAGAACGTTACTTGTTCTTCACAACATTACGTGGAACAGTGAAACGTGTCCGTCTATCAGAATTCAAGAATATTCGTACAAATGGTCTACGTGCCATCCAATTACGCGAAGATGATGAATTGATTCGTGTAGTAGTCACAAGCGGAAATGATGGCATCATCCTTGGAACGTATCACGGTAACGCTGTAAGCTTCCATGAAGATAAAGTTCGTGCGATGGGTCGTACCGCTTCAGGTGTTCGTGGGGTTTCTCTACGTGACGGCGACTATGTCATCGGAATGGATATTTTAACTCCTGATAATGAAGTATTAGTCGTGAGTGAAAAAGGATACGGAAAACGTACAGCTGCTAGCGAATACGCATTGAAAGGCCGTGGCGGTAAAGGGGTTCGTACACTTCGTATTACCGAGAAAAATGGGCCACTAGTCTGCCTACGTACGGTAACTGGAGACGAAGACTTACTCATTATGACCAATAAAGGGGTTATCATCAGATTCCATGCTGAAGATGTGTCTCAAACAGGCCGTGGCGCTCTTGGAGTTCGTATGATGCGTCTTGATCAAGATGCAATTGTAAGTTCATTAGCGATTGTAGACCGCGAAGAAGAAACAGAAGAAGGATCTGAAGCCACTGACTCATCGACTGAATCAGTAGCAACAGAAAATCCAACTGCATCCCTTTCAGATGAAGCCATCAAAGGCAATATGAAAGACTTTGCGCAACAATTAGTTGACGAAGAAAATGAATAA
- a CDS encoding ABC transporter ATP-binding protein produces MIEFKNVSKVYGQTVALDGLNLTIESGKIIGLIGHNGAGKSTTIKSLVSVINPTSGEIFVDGQELSANRLAIKEKIGYVADSPDLFLRLTANEFWELVASSYGMTLDEVESRLAYLLELFDFEGHRYEVIDSFSHGMRQKVFVIGALLSDPDIWVLDEPMTGLDPQASYDLKKLMREHADKGNTVLFSTHVLEVAEQLCDKIAILKKGKLLFYGTIQELKGQQPESTLEEIYLSIAGKQEGVDSHAV; encoded by the coding sequence ATGATTGAATTTAAAAATGTTTCAAAAGTATATGGACAAACAGTCGCTTTAGATGGACTCAATTTAACGATTGAAAGTGGAAAAATCATCGGACTGATTGGACATAATGGTGCAGGAAAATCAACAACCATTAAATCCCTAGTAAGTGTCATCAATCCAACAAGTGGAGAAATTTTTGTCGATGGACAAGAACTTTCAGCAAATCGACTTGCGATTAAAGAAAAAATTGGCTATGTAGCCGATAGTCCAGACCTATTCCTACGCTTAACAGCCAATGAATTCTGGGAATTAGTTGCTTCTTCTTATGGCATGACTCTAGACGAAGTAGAAAGCCGTCTAGCATATTTACTAGAATTATTTGATTTTGAAGGACATCGCTATGAAGTCATTGATTCCTTCTCACATGGGATGCGTCAAAAGGTATTTGTTATTGGGGCCTTGCTGTCTGACCCAGATATTTGGGTACTCGATGAACCTATGACGGGTCTTGATCCACAAGCTTCTTACGACTTGAAGAAATTAATGCGCGAACATGCTGATAAAGGCAATACCGTTCTTTTCTCTACTCACGTACTTGAAGTAGCAGAACAGCTTTGCGATAAAATTGCGATTTTGAAAAAAGGAAAACTACTCTTCTATGGTACGATTCAAGAGTTGAAAGGACAACAACCAGAAAGTACTTTAGAAGAAATTTACTTATCAATTGCCGGCAAACAAGAAGGAGTGGATTCACATGCGGTTTAA
- a CDS encoding 5-methyltetrahydropteroyltriglutamate--homocysteine S-methyltransferase, whose protein sequence is MSKLQAPFRVDHVGSFLRPKELVEAKEKFAKGEITREELTAVEDKAIEKLVEQQKKAGLKGFTDGEFRRQYWHLDFFWGLNGVEHTQAKIGYQFHDEITKPDSADVVGKITGENHPFVEHFKFLKQFEDEDFIVKQTIPAPAQFYFELIRDAEHIEQTFSVYPSKEELFKDIIAAYRQVIKELYDAGCRLLQIDDCTWGVIVDDNFLNIISKESHLTPEELRREHKREFLELNNGILEDLPEDLTVNTHVCRGNFHSTWASSGGYDSVSDALFEDENVHAYYLEYDTDRAGDFKPLAKVGNEKKVVLGLLTSKFADLEDKDEVIARIKEASQYVPLENLYLSTQCGFASTEEGNVIKEEDQWKKIALISEIAREVWGE, encoded by the coding sequence ATGTCAAAATTACAAGCACCATTTAGAGTCGATCACGTAGGAAGTTTCTTACGTCCAAAAGAACTAGTAGAAGCAAAAGAAAAATTTGCAAAAGGAGAAATTACACGCGAGGAATTAACAGCCGTCGAAGATAAAGCCATCGAAAAGTTAGTCGAACAACAAAAGAAAGCTGGATTAAAAGGATTCACAGACGGCGAATTCCGTCGCCAATATTGGCACTTAGATTTCTTCTGGGGATTAAACGGAGTGGAACATACACAAGCAAAAATTGGATACCAATTCCACGATGAAATTACAAAACCAGACTCAGCAGATGTCGTTGGAAAAATCACTGGTGAAAATCACCCATTCGTAGAACATTTCAAATTCTTAAAACAATTCGAAGACGAAGATTTCATCGTAAAACAAACAATCCCTGCTCCAGCGCAATTCTACTTCGAATTGATTCGTGACGCAGAGCATATTGAGCAAACTTTCTCAGTATACCCTTCAAAAGAAGAACTCTTTAAAGATATCATTGCTGCTTACAGACAAGTGATTAAAGAATTATACGATGCAGGTTGCCGTCTCTTACAAATCGACGACTGTACATGGGGTGTAATCGTAGATGATAACTTCTTAAACATCATCTCAAAAGAAAGTCATTTAACACCTGAAGAATTAAGAAGAGAACACAAACGTGAATTTTTAGAGTTAAACAACGGAATTCTAGAAGATTTACCGGAAGATTTAACAGTAAACACTCACGTATGCCGTGGTAACTTCCACTCAACATGGGCAAGTTCAGGTGGCTATGATTCAGTGAGCGACGCATTATTCGAAGACGAAAACGTACATGCGTACTACTTAGAATACGATACAGACCGCGCAGGCGACTTCAAGCCACTTGCTAAAGTGGGTAATGAGAAGAAAGTCGTATTAGGACTCTTAACTTCAAAATTTGCTGACCTAGAAGACAAAGATGAAGTCATCGCTCGTATTAAAGAAGCGAGCCAATACGTGCCACTTGAAAACTTATACTTAAGTACACAATGTGGATTTGCTTCAACAGAAGAAGGAAATGTCATTAAAGAAGAAGATCAATGGAAGAAAATCGCATTGATTTCAGAAATCGCTCGTGAAGTTTGGGGAGAATAA
- a CDS encoding 5-methyltetrahydropteroyltriglutamate--homocysteine S-methyltransferase produces MTSKQAPFRVDHVGSFLRPKELVEARAKFAKGEITREELTAVEDKTIREIVQKQIAAGLKGVTDGEFRRAYWHLDFFWGFNGVEHTVGEHGYKFNGIETKADTSTLTAPIDGKNHPFVEHFKFLRDLVKDEDVIVKFTIPSPSQFYFELIRTPKHIAAWKAVYPTEKELFEAIKNAYVDVITDLYNEGLRTLQFDDCTWGALADDGFAKRFNADRPLEEVRRDFAGRALQLNNSVLDALPKDLVVNTHVCRGNFHSTWISQGGYEKVEDELLAGEHVHAYYLEYDTDRAGDFKPLAKVSDGKKVVLGLLTSKFADLEDKDEVIARIKEASQYVPLENLYLSTQCGFASTEEGNVIKEEDQWKKIALISEIAREVWGE; encoded by the coding sequence ATGACATCAAAACAAGCACCATTTAGAGTAGACCACGTAGGAAGTTTCTTACGTCCAAAAGAATTAGTAGAAGCACGCGCAAAATTTGCAAAAGGCGAAATCACACGTGAAGAATTAACAGCTGTAGAAGATAAAACGATTCGAGAAATTGTACAAAAACAAATCGCTGCTGGATTAAAAGGCGTTACAGACGGTGAATTCCGCCGTGCTTACTGGCACCTTGACTTCTTCTGGGGATTCAATGGTGTGGAACATACAGTTGGTGAACATGGTTATAAATTTAACGGTATTGAAACAAAAGCCGATACATCAACATTAACAGCTCCAATCGATGGAAAAAATCACCCATTCGTCGAACATTTCAAATTCTTACGTGACTTAGTGAAAGACGAAGATGTTATTGTGAAATTCACAATCCCTTCTCCATCACAATTCTATTTCGAATTAATTCGTACACCTAAACATATTGCAGCTTGGAAAGCAGTTTATCCAACAGAAAAAGAGTTGTTCGAAGCAATTAAAAACGCATATGTGGATGTAATTACAGACTTATACAACGAAGGCCTTCGCACGCTTCAATTTGACGATTGTACATGGGGCGCTTTAGCAGACGATGGTTTTGCAAAACGTTTCAACGCAGACCGTCCATTAGAAGAAGTTCGTCGTGACTTTGCAGGTCGTGCATTACAATTGAACAACTCAGTTCTTGATGCACTACCAAAAGACTTAGTAGTGAACACACACGTTTGTCGCGGTAACTTCCACTCTACTTGGATTTCTCAAGGGGGATACGAAAAAGTAGAAGATGAGCTATTAGCAGGCGAACACGTACATGCGTACTACTTAGAATACGATACAGACCGTGCCGGCGACTTCAAGCCTCTTGCTAAAGTTTCTGACGGTAAGAAAGTGGTTCTTGGTCTTTTAACTTCAAAATTTGCAGATTTAGAAGACAAAGATGAAGTCATCGCTCGTATTAAAGAAGCGAGCCAATACGTGCCACTTGAAAACTTATACTTAAGTACACAATGTGGATTTGCTTCAACAGAAGAAGGAAATGTCATTAAAGAAGAAGATCAATGGAAGAAAATTGCATTGATTTCAGAAATCGCCCGTGAGGTTTGGGGAGAATAA
- a CDS encoding cyclase family protein: MTAFQQQLAKAYETLKQAKWVNLSHQIDANSPHFPALPALEQKDLFTLKDGFHVQQLSVVTQYGTHIDPPCHFYEGGRFLDEIELKDLLLPLYVIDRSKEVAENPDFELTKEDVLAFEEEYGQIQPGAFVAFRSDWSHRWPDQDAVRNLDENDVQHTPGWAKDALEFLIHERHVKAVGHETLDTDSGVHAAAHGLTNEYYLLSQDIFQVEVLANLDQVPSVGAVISISYPNWNHTPGSPVRAIAYLPEAE; the protein is encoded by the coding sequence ATGACAGCATTTCAACAACAATTAGCCAAAGCTTACGAAACATTAAAACAAGCAAAATGGGTAAACTTAAGCCATCAAATCGATGCGAATAGCCCTCACTTCCCTGCTCTACCAGCATTGGAACAAAAAGATTTATTTACCTTAAAAGATGGATTCCATGTCCAACAATTATCAGTGGTAACACAATACGGTACACATATCGACCCTCCTTGCCACTTCTATGAAGGCGGACGTTTCCTGGATGAAATCGAGTTGAAAGATTTATTATTACCACTTTACGTCATCGACCGTTCAAAAGAAGTAGCCGAAAATCCAGACTTCGAATTAACAAAAGAAGACGTTTTAGCATTCGAAGAAGAATACGGACAAATCCAGCCAGGTGCCTTTGTAGCATTCCGTAGTGACTGGTCACACCGCTGGCCAGACCAAGATGCAGTTCGTAATTTAGATGAAAATGATGTTCAACACACACCAGGTTGGGCAAAAGATGCGCTTGAATTCTTAATTCACGAACGTCATGTGAAAGCTGTAGGTCACGAAACATTAGATACAGACTCAGGTGTTCACGCTGCCGCACATGGGTTAACAAATGAATACTATTTATTAAGCCAAGATATCTTCCAAGTGGAAGTATTAGCGAACCTTGACCAAGTTCCTTCAGTTGGTGCTGTGATTTCAATCTCATACCCTAACTGGAACCATACTCCAGGTTCACCTGTTCGCGCCATTGCGTATTTACCAGAAGCTGAATAA
- a CDS encoding 5-methyltetrahydropteroyltriglutamate--homocysteine S-methyltransferase, which yields MSNHENCSCCQKAPFRLDHVGSFLRPERLKEARAKFNAGEITAEELERVENEEIIALIEKEKELGLKSVTDGEFRRAFWHLDFLENLDGVELVEVDHFSVQFKDKDVKPKTLRIVGKVDFSEDHPFVKHFKFLKEHAGETPVKLTIPSPSMLHLITQVREKNYVPIERYKDNEVLFYDDVVAAYRKALQCFYDLGCRNIQLDDTSWGEFCALDKREAYEARGFDLEQIARDYVDVLNRVIEWKPEDLVVNMHICRGNFRSTWFSSGGYEPVAKTLFGHCRVDGFFLEYDSDRAGDFTPLRYIKDQKVVLGLITSKSGDLEDKGEVISRIKEASQYVPLEQLCLSPQCGFSSTEEGNILTIEAQWDKLKLIDEIVHEVWG from the coding sequence ATGTCAAATCACGAAAACTGTAGCTGTTGTCAAAAAGCGCCTTTTAGACTCGATCACGTAGGAAGTTTCTTACGTCCAGAGCGTCTAAAAGAAGCCCGTGCGAAGTTTAATGCCGGAGAAATCACTGCCGAAGAACTCGAACGCGTTGAAAACGAAGAAATCATTGCCCTAATCGAGAAAGAAAAAGAACTCGGCCTCAAATCTGTCACTGACGGTGAATTCCGTCGTGCATTCTGGCACTTAGATTTCTTAGAAAACTTAGATGGGGTTGAACTTGTCGAAGTAGACCACTTCTCTGTTCAATTCAAAGATAAAGATGTGAAGCCAAAAACATTACGTATCGTTGGAAAAGTGGATTTTTCTGAGGATCATCCATTCGTAAAACACTTCAAATTCTTAAAAGAGCATGCTGGCGAAACACCGGTGAAACTAACAATCCCTTCACCAAGTATGTTGCATTTGATTACGCAAGTTCGTGAGAAAAACTATGTGCCAATTGAGCGCTACAAAGACAATGAAGTCCTCTTCTATGATGACGTGGTGGCAGCATACCGTAAGGCGCTACAATGCTTCTACGACTTAGGATGCCGCAATATTCAATTAGATGATACAAGCTGGGGTGAGTTCTGTGCGTTAGATAAACGTGAAGCATATGAAGCGCGTGGATTCGACCTCGAACAAATCGCTCGTGACTACGTGGATGTATTAAATCGTGTCATTGAATGGAAACCAGAAGATTTAGTGGTGAACATGCATATTTGCCGCGGAAACTTCCGCTCAACATGGTTCTCAAGTGGTGGTTATGAACCAGTGGCGAAGACGCTATTTGGTCATTGCCGTGTGGATGGATTCTTCTTGGAATATGATAGTGACCGTGCTGGTGACTTTACTCCACTTCGCTATATTAAAGACCAAAAAGTCGTACTTGGCTTAATTACTTCTAAATCAGGGGACTTAGAGGATAAAGGCGAAGTTATCTCTCGTATTAAAGAAGCCAGTCAGTACGTTCCTCTTGAACAATTATGCCTCAGCCCTCAATGTGGATTCTCTTCTACAGAAGAAGGCAATATCTTAACGATTGAAGCGCAATGGGATAAATTAAAACTGATTGACGAAATCGTTCATGAAGTTTGGGGATAA